The genomic DNA TTTACTTTAGTTAAAATTTAAGTATTATGGCACGAGCAATATTCTATTTATTCGTTTTAATTACATCTACTATATATTCCCAAAGTGATGAAAAAACTGAAGTAAAAGCTGCAGTAGATACCTTTTTTGAAGGATTCCATAAAGGGGATACAACACTTATGAAATCTGTTATTGCGGATAAAATAATTATGCAAACAGCATACAAAAACAAAGAGGGAAAAGATATTTTAGTAACAGACGAACCTGGAAAACTTATAAATGCTATTGCAAATAGGCCAGCTGACCAGAAATGGGATGAA from Flavivirga abyssicola includes the following:
- a CDS encoding nuclear transport factor 2 family protein; amino-acid sequence: MARAIFYLFVLITSTIYSQSDEKTEVKAAVDTFFEGFHKGDTTLMKSVIADKIIMQTAYKNKEGKDILVTDEPGKLINAIANRPADQKWDERLLDYSIQVDGNMANAWTPYEFWYNGAFSHCGVNSFQLFKDGDQWKIIYLIDTRRKSTCDR